One genomic segment of Mycolicibacterium neworleansense includes these proteins:
- a CDS encoding flavin-containing monooxygenase yields the protein MTTEVLGEVAEFDVVIIGAGISGLGAATYFSRELPDKSLVVLEGRDNIGGTWDLFRYPGIRSDSDLHTFGYEFKPWRHESAIADAHLIREYLQETVDENNLADLIKFRHRVVRSDWSSADSKWTLTVEVTDPVTGSTATKTIRTGWVFAATGYYRYDEGFSPKFPGRDEYEGLVVHPQHWPENLDYRGKKVVIIGSGATAVTMVPAMLTGPGTAGHVTMLQRTPTYIMAIPRVDRLAVVLTKLLGAKRGYAVTRFKNIWIERGIVKGLRMFPHAGRKLIRRANIKRLPKGFDVDKHFNPPYDPWDQRLCAAPDGDFFDAIKDGSASVVTDSIVRFSERGIVLKSGEELDADIIVTATGLNLQLFGGMPIVVDGQQVDLADSFAYRGMLLSGIPNWAMAIGYTTSSWTLKVSLMCRYFIDLVKHMDAHGYDRAVPVPLPGMDRRPVMDLQSGYAKRGAKILPKQGPVAPWRMAMSYQEDAKALRGPVADEHLEFGVSERAHAHV from the coding sequence ATGACAACCGAGGTACTGGGCGAGGTCGCTGAGTTCGACGTCGTCATCATCGGCGCAGGAATCTCCGGGCTCGGCGCGGCAACGTATTTCAGCCGGGAGCTACCCGACAAGTCCCTCGTCGTGCTGGAGGGTCGCGACAACATCGGCGGCACGTGGGATCTCTTCCGCTACCCGGGCATCCGCTCCGACTCCGACCTGCACACCTTCGGGTACGAGTTCAAGCCGTGGCGCCACGAGTCGGCGATCGCCGACGCACACCTGATCCGCGAGTACCTCCAGGAAACGGTTGACGAGAACAACCTGGCGGACCTCATCAAGTTCCGGCACCGGGTCGTGCGTTCGGATTGGTCGTCGGCGGATTCGAAGTGGACGCTCACCGTCGAAGTGACCGACCCCGTCACCGGCTCGACTGCCACGAAGACGATCCGCACCGGATGGGTGTTCGCGGCCACCGGCTACTACCGGTACGACGAAGGCTTCTCGCCGAAGTTCCCGGGCCGCGACGAATATGAAGGTCTGGTGGTGCACCCCCAGCACTGGCCGGAGAACCTCGACTACCGCGGCAAGAAGGTCGTGATCATCGGCAGCGGCGCGACCGCGGTCACGATGGTGCCGGCGATGTTGACCGGCCCTGGCACCGCCGGTCACGTGACGATGCTGCAACGCACTCCCACCTACATCATGGCGATTCCTCGTGTTGACCGTCTCGCCGTTGTACTCACGAAACTCCTCGGCGCCAAGCGCGGCTACGCCGTCACTCGGTTCAAGAACATCTGGATCGAACGCGGGATCGTCAAGGGGCTTCGGATGTTCCCGCACGCTGGGCGAAAACTGATTCGCCGCGCGAACATCAAGCGGCTCCCCAAGGGTTTCGACGTCGACAAGCACTTCAACCCGCCGTATGACCCATGGGACCAGCGCCTGTGCGCAGCGCCCGACGGCGACTTCTTCGACGCGATCAAGGACGGCAGCGCCTCGGTGGTCACTGACTCCATCGTGCGTTTCAGCGAACGCGGAATCGTCTTGAAGTCGGGTGAAGAGTTGGACGCCGACATCATCGTGACCGCCACCGGCCTGAATCTGCAACTGTTCGGCGGAATGCCGATCGTGGTCGACGGGCAGCAGGTGGACCTAGCCGACTCCTTCGCTTATCGCGGGATGCTGCTGAGCGGAATTCCCAACTGGGCGATGGCCATTGGCTACACGACGTCGTCCTGGACTCTCAAGGTGAGCCTGATGTGCCGCTACTTCATCGACCTGGTCAAGCACATGGATGCTCATGGCTACGACCGGGCGGTCCCGGTCCCGCTGCCGGGAATGGATCGCAGGCCAGTGATGGACCTCCAATCCGGCTACGCCAAGCGCGGGGCGAAGATCCTGCCCAAGCAGGGCCCGGTCGCCCCGTGGCGGATGGCGATGTCGTACCAGGAGGACGCCAAGGCGCTGCGCGGTCCGGTCGCCGACGAGCACCTCGAGTTCGGCGTCAGCGAGAGGGCACACGCCCATGTCTGA
- a CDS encoding alpha/beta fold hydrolase yields the protein MSDSDQYATLSSGVTICFRESGDKADPAILLIAGLGEDLTFWTDSFVGSLVTQGFRVIVIDNRDVGQSTFAATGAPALWRQVMGRPRRDAYSLADMASDCVGVLDHLGIGQVHLVGRSMGGMIAQTIAATEPQRVRSLTSIFSTTGASKVGQPALSTIGLLIAAPAKNRTAAVRNHLRITRHIAGTAYPIDDAEEAAIAARGWDRCAGDQAAGIARQIQAIQASGDRTEQLRRITAPTLVINGDRDVLVNPSGGVATAKAIRSAQRIVIPGMGHHIPQALVDPITRYISQHADRVSEGGNHVEIS from the coding sequence ATGTCTGACTCAGACCAGTACGCAACTCTCTCATCCGGAGTGACGATCTGCTTCCGCGAGTCGGGAGACAAGGCGGACCCCGCCATCCTGCTCATCGCCGGACTCGGCGAGGACCTCACCTTCTGGACCGACTCATTCGTCGGATCGCTTGTTACCCAGGGATTTCGGGTCATCGTCATCGACAACCGGGACGTCGGCCAGTCGACGTTCGCGGCTACTGGGGCACCTGCACTCTGGCGTCAGGTGATGGGGCGCCCTCGCCGTGACGCTTATTCGCTCGCGGACATGGCCTCCGATTGTGTCGGCGTACTCGACCATCTCGGGATCGGGCAGGTTCACCTCGTCGGACGATCCATGGGCGGAATGATCGCGCAGACGATCGCCGCGACCGAACCTCAGCGCGTGCGGTCCCTGACGTCCATCTTCTCGACCACCGGGGCGAGCAAGGTCGGCCAGCCGGCGCTGTCGACTATTGGGCTGCTCATCGCGGCGCCGGCCAAGAACAGAACTGCAGCCGTGCGCAACCACCTGCGCATCACGAGGCACATCGCCGGAACCGCGTACCCGATCGACGACGCCGAGGAAGCCGCCATCGCAGCGCGTGGTTGGGATCGGTGCGCCGGGGACCAGGCCGCCGGAATCGCCCGCCAGATTCAGGCGATCCAGGCATCCGGCGACCGGACCGAACAGTTGCGCAGGATCACTGCACCGACCCTGGTCATCAACGGTGATCGCGACGTGTTGGTGAACCCCAGTGGCGGCGTCGCAACGGCCAAAGCAATTCGCTCGGCCCAACGCATCGTTATTCCCGGCATGGGCCATCACATTCCGCAGGCCCTGGTCGACCCCATCACCCGATACATCTCGCAGCACGCGGACCGTGTGAGCGAAGGAGGAAACCATGTCGAAATCTCTTGA
- a CDS encoding flavin monoamine oxidase family protein, with the protein MSKSLETPSVDVVIVGAGFAGLSAAERLVSLGLSVQVLEGRDRVGGRSFSGEVAGVAVDLGATWVSLRHTAIRDLARRMGCTTTGQFDQGRNVLWLAGRRRTYKGTIPPVSPVVMVDMARIQLALEKLVRPVNVDAAWESPDATQLDAISFGEWLDRKRALPSTRALLAIVSKVQWGCSPADVSLLHVLRYIRAAGGLSHMLDVENGANQDRITETTQEIAKRLAERLGDRIVVDAPVRSIAQDDNGVTVQTDAATIKAKYAIVTVAPPHRADIEFQPALPEKAAGLTRTWPMGALSKAFVAYEKPFWRADGLSGEGLTDTGTAFITFDVSPEDSGPGILMVFCSPRVFDGFSPEIRRGRVIQQLVDLYGPQAMTPIDYIDHCWGTDSFAPGGPHPAAPPYASVSYGSALTDPHGRIHWAGTETAGEWAGTMNGAVLTGLRAAERVAGLVSVEEKASV; encoded by the coding sequence ATGTCGAAATCTCTTGAGACCCCATCAGTCGATGTCGTGATCGTCGGTGCGGGCTTCGCGGGCCTGAGCGCAGCCGAGCGGCTCGTGAGCCTGGGCCTGTCGGTGCAGGTTCTGGAGGGTCGGGACCGGGTCGGGGGCCGATCGTTCTCCGGTGAGGTCGCCGGCGTCGCGGTAGACCTCGGGGCAACATGGGTTTCACTGCGGCACACCGCAATCCGCGACCTCGCCAGGCGAATGGGATGCACGACGACCGGTCAATTCGACCAAGGCCGCAACGTCCTGTGGCTGGCCGGTCGCCGTCGCACGTACAAGGGCACCATCCCTCCCGTCTCCCCGGTCGTCATGGTCGACATGGCCCGCATACAGCTGGCGCTGGAAAAGTTGGTACGGCCCGTCAACGTCGATGCCGCCTGGGAGTCCCCGGACGCCACCCAACTCGACGCCATCTCGTTCGGCGAATGGCTCGATCGCAAGAGAGCGCTGCCCAGCACTCGTGCGCTGCTGGCGATTGTCAGCAAGGTGCAGTGGGGCTGCAGCCCGGCAGACGTCTCGCTGCTTCACGTACTGCGCTACATCCGCGCCGCAGGGGGGCTCAGCCATATGCTCGACGTCGAGAACGGGGCCAATCAGGACCGAATCACCGAAACCACCCAGGAGATCGCCAAGCGGCTCGCCGAGCGGCTCGGTGACCGAATTGTCGTAGACGCTCCGGTTCGCAGTATCGCTCAAGACGACAACGGCGTAACCGTCCAGACCGACGCGGCAACAATCAAGGCCAAGTACGCCATCGTCACGGTGGCTCCGCCGCACCGCGCCGATATCGAGTTCCAGCCTGCTCTTCCAGAGAAAGCCGCGGGGCTCACGCGAACCTGGCCCATGGGTGCGCTCAGCAAGGCGTTCGTCGCCTATGAAAAGCCCTTCTGGCGGGCTGACGGGCTTTCGGGTGAAGGTCTCACCGACACCGGAACGGCGTTCATCACCTTCGATGTCTCGCCGGAGGACAGTGGACCCGGAATCCTGATGGTGTTCTGCTCCCCGCGCGTGTTCGACGGCTTCAGCCCCGAGATACGGCGTGGCCGAGTGATCCAACAGCTGGTCGACTTGTACGGCCCACAGGCGATGACCCCCATCGATTACATCGACCACTGCTGGGGCACGGACTCGTTCGCCCCCGGTGGTCCGCACCCCGCCGCGCCTCCCTATGCGTCCGTGAGCTACGGCAGCGCCCTCACCGACCCGCACGGGCGGATTCACTGGGCTGGCACCGAAACCGCAGGCGAGTGGGCCGGAACCATGAATGGTGCTGTTCTCACCGGCCTGCGGGCCGCCGAACGGGTCGCCGGGCTGGTCAGCGTCGAGGAAAAAGCGTCGGTGTAA